A window of the Bacteroidota bacterium genome harbors these coding sequences:
- the mreC gene encoding rod shape-determining protein MreC: protein MRNLFVFLVRHYFFLLFLFLEVLSIYFLVQKNYFQHASAVSSANAFTGSLFRMKNGIMQYLDLKDQNHLLAEKLALEFDRDSSSWLMYTNRTTPVNDTFYKQRYEFLYAEVIDNTVTERNNYLVLDRGRLQGVEKDMGVVCSNGVVGIVREVSDNFCVVMSVLHKDSRISASVKRDGTFGQLSWDGFDYTRATLTDLPVHSKIAVGDTLITSGLGDAFPEGIPVGIVRKYEKKAGDKTYTVDVRLSTDFRKVRHVFIVKSLVRDELNDLEKKIDK from the coding sequence ATGCGCAACCTTTTCGTTTTTTTAGTCAGGCATTATTTTTTTCTCCTCTTTTTATTTCTTGAAGTTCTTTCAATTTATTTTCTTGTGCAGAAAAATTATTTCCAGCATGCGAGCGCTGTTTCTTCCGCCAATGCGTTCACAGGTTCTTTGTTCCGGATGAAAAACGGGATAATGCAATACCTCGACCTGAAAGATCAGAATCATCTGCTTGCGGAAAAACTTGCGTTGGAATTCGACCGCGACAGTTCCTCGTGGCTGATGTACACCAATCGCACTACGCCGGTCAATGATACTTTTTATAAGCAGCGTTACGAATTCCTCTATGCAGAAGTGATCGACAACACGGTGACGGAAAGAAATAATTATCTCGTGCTCGACCGTGGGCGATTGCAGGGCGTAGAAAAAGATATGGGCGTAGTTTGCAGTAATGGTGTTGTTGGAATTGTGCGCGAGGTGTCCGATAATTTTTGCGTGGTAATGTCGGTGCTTCATAAAGATTCACGCATCAGCGCGAGTGTGAAACGCGACGGAACTTTCGGGCAACTCAGTTGGGACGGATTCGATTACACCAGAGCAACGCTCACCGATCTGCCTGTGCATTCGAAGATCGCTGTTGGTGATACGCTCATCACGAGCGGGCTCGGCGATGCGTTCCCGGAAGGAATTCCTGTTGGAATTGTCCGGAAATATGAAAAGAAAGCCGGCGATAAAACGTATACAGTAGATGTACGCCTTTCAACAGATTTCAGGAAGGTGCGGCATGTTTTCATTGTTAAAAGCCTGGTGCGGGATGAATTGAACGACCTGGAAAAAAAGATCGATAAATAA